Genomic segment of Myxococcus stipitatus:
GGCGCCATGCGCGCCCTCGCCGCAACCATATGATGAGCATAATATGGTCGCAATTCGAAGGTGGCGGGCGTCCAGGCGCCCCTTGAGGAAAGGCGGCAATCGGCGCGATGATGTGTATCATTGTGTGACACGAGGTGAGACCCAGGTGCCACATCCCCCGGAGCAGAAGCAGACGACCCACGAGCGCATCCTGGAGGCGGCCGGAGGGCTGTTCCGGCAGAAGGGCTTCCTGGGGGCCAGCGTCGAGACGGTGATGCGCGCCGCGGGCCTCACGGTGGGCGGCTTCTATGCGCACTTCAGCTCGAAGCAGGCGCTGCTCGTCGAGTCGCTCCGCCGCATCATGAGCCGTCAGCGGGAGGACTGGCCGCAGGGTCTCGAGGACCTGCGCGGTGAGGAGTGGCTGAGCCACATGGTGCGGCGCTATCTCTCGCGCACGCACCGGGACGCGGAGGTGCCCGCATGTCCCCTGCCCGCCGTGCTGTCCGATGTGGTGCGCGGCGAGGCGGAGCTGAAGCTGGCGCTGGCGAAGGAGCTGGAGCTGACGGCGGAGAACTTCGCCGCGCATCTCCCCTCGGACGAGCGGGCCAGCGCGAGGGAGCGGGCGCTGGCGACCTATGCGCTGTGCATCGGGACGCTGACGCTGGCCAAGGCGACCGCCGGCACGCCGCTGTCCGACGAGCTGCTCAAGGCGGCTCGGAGGGTCGCCGTGCTCGCGGCGGACACCTCCGAGTCGGAGGCCGGGAACAAGGGCGGCGCGGCGAAGTGAAGGGCGCGCCCGGCCCTGCTCACTCCGCGGCTGCGCGCAGCGCCACCGGATGGGTCTTCAGCCACTCCTGGCACCGAGCGATGCGCTCGGCGGAAGCGGGCAGCCCCATCTGGACGAGCAGCGTCCGGTAGGGCTCGAAGCTCTCCGGCGTCCACGTGGTCAGCGCCTTCAGGTCCGCGAGCGCCACCATCTCCTCCGCCGAGCGCCCCGCCGCCTCCTGCCGCGCCGTCAGCAACGCGGCCAGCGCCATGCGCGCGGGCTCGGCCTCGAAGGCGATCGACGCGTCCGTGTACCAGGCGCGCAGGGCCTCATCGAGCGAAGCATCCTGCGCCTTCTCCCGCATGCGCCCCAACATCCCCGCGAGGAAGTCCTCGTCGAGCGCGCCCTTCACGCCGCGCAGAAGCGCCGTCACTGCTTCCCTGCGCACCGCGGGCTCGGAGCCCGGCGGCAGCCCCTTGAGCGCCTGCATCGGCTCCCACAGGACACAGGTGAGCCAGAGCTCCTCCTCCGGCGCGAACACCGGCGGCGTGGACGCCTCGCGCAGCTTCGCCTCCACGCGGCCCGCACGCTCCTTGGCCTCACGCGCGATGCGCTCCGCGAGCTCCGGGTCCTCCTTCACGAAGTTCATGAGCGCGTCCACATTCCCCTCACGCGCCTGCTTGAGTGCCTCGCGCGCCTGCTCCGTCAACTTGGACTCATCGAGCAGCGCCTCGTGCTTCTCCAGCCACTCCTTGTGCCGCGCCCGCCACTCGCGGAACTGCACGTCGAACACCACCTTGATGATGGGGTGGTCCTCCAGCCGGAGTCCCTTCGGCCGGTTCGCCTTGAGCGACAATCGGGAGACCGCGCCCAGGACACCCTGGTCCTCGCGCGACTGCCCGGGCTGCTGTGAGCGATTGAGCGTCTCCAGCGCCAGGCCCGTCAGGAAGATGCCCGCCTGCTCCGCGCCCAGCTCCCGCATCCACCCCATGAACAACGCCTGATACATGCTGGCGGCGTCCGTCGCCTCCTCGTCCGTCAGGCGCGCCAGGTGCGTGTTCACGAACCCGTCGAAGGCGTCTGGCTTGAAGCGCAGCCTCGGCTCCGGCCCCCACTCCGCGAGGAGCTGACCGAACCGCTCCAGCGCGAACATCGGGTAGCTCCCATCGGCCTGCCGCTGCCGCCCCTTCGTCGCCAGGAAGGACGCCTCCTGGTGACGGTGGACGGGGACACTCGGAGGCGGCGCGCTCGCGCGGTCCTGGGCGGCGTGGCACACCTTGTACTTCTTGCCGCTGCCGCAGGGGCACGGGTCGTTGCGTCCGGGTTTCTTCTGACTCAAGGGGAGTGGCCTCTCGGCTCGCCTGGCGAGCGGTGAAATCGTGGGCGCAACCTATCAGGCGAGGCCCGGACTGGGGGACCCCTTGCCTCCGGGTGTCGCTCGGAAACCACCCGGTTCACACGTACCGTGCAACGGCGTGCACATCCCCGTGACGCTTGAGCACGCGACTTCAATCTGTCGACGAGAAATCGGTTCGTGGCCCTCGGCTGTGTCCTCGTGCTTCCTGGAGTGAGCCTCGCGTCGGAAGCGCCGCCCCCGCGCGAGCCCCTTCCACGCCTGGACGCGCCTCGCAGCGAAAGTGGCGGAAGGAAAGTGGGTCGCGTCGCGGCCGAGGCCGGAATGATGTGGGCGACAGCGATGGGCACGGGCTTCGCTGGACTGCTCATCGCCGCGTCCCAGCCCGACGACGAGCTGTCTCCTCCCAGGTTCCAGAAGTACGCGGACTGGGAACGAGGGTTCCTCCTGGGCGCCGCGCTCGGAGCGCCGTTCGGCGTCATGCTGGGCGGGAAGATGGCGAAGGGCAAAGGCGCCCCGGAGGGTGTCTTGCTGGGAGCCCTCGCGGGAGGAGGCATGGCCGTGCTGACCTCTCAGCTGCGCCCCGAGAAGAAGGTCGAAGACACCATGTTCCTGCTCGTGCCCGCCTTCTCCATGCTCGGCTCCATCATCGGCTACGAGCTGTCGCACGCGTCGAACCTGCCTTCGCGCTCCACAGACAGCACAGTGAGCCTCCTGCCGGCGGTCTCCGTGGACACAAAGGGAAGCGCGCTGGGCCTGACGGGCCAGTTCTGACGCCCCTGCGTCACGGAGCCCGAGAGCCGGCCTCCATCACGCCCGTGTCCGACTGGAAGGCGCGGAGCTCCTCGGGGGTGAGGTCCGGCTCACGGGCACACCCTCGACGCGCGGACTCGAGCGCGGCCTCCAGCACCGCGGACACCGCCACCGCCTGCGTGGGTGTCACCGGGTTGCGTGCAAGACCTCGCACCGCGTCCCGAACACCCGCGTAGTACCGACGGTAGTCGCCTCGCGGAGCCTCCGTCACCTGGGGCTCTTCCGCGCCGCCCGTGAACAGTCGTCCCGGAGAAGGGTCCTCCCCCCAGTCCTCGGCGCCAGGGAGCTCTCCCGCGACGAGCCGACGCTCCTGCGCGTCCATGCCATGCTTCAGCCAGGAGCCCCGCGTCCCGTGGACCGCGAAGCGTGGCAGTCCTCCCGCGACGAGCATGGACGCCTGGAGCACGACGTACCGGCGCGGATACACCAGCGTCACCTGGCTCCAGTCCTCGATGGCCGAGCCCTCCCGGTTCGCCGACAGCAGCGCCACCACCGTGTCGGGCACGCCGAACAGTTGCAGCGCCTGGTCCACGAGGTGAGGCCCCAGGTCGAACCAGATTCCCGCGCCGGGAACGGGCTGCTCGCGCCAACGCGGGCGGACCTCCGGACGGAAGCGGTCGAACCGCGACTCGACATGCGTGACGCGCCCCAGGGCCTCCCGCGCGAGCAGCGCCTTGAGCGCGAGGAAGTCACTGTCCCAGCGCCGGTTCTGGAACACCGAGAGCACCCGCCCCTGCGCCTTCGCGAGCGCGGCCAGTCCCCGCGCCTTCGCCAGCGTGACGGTGAAGGGCTTGTCGACCACCACGTGCTTGCCCGCCCGGAGCGCCGCCTCCGCCAGCGAGGCGTGGGTCTCATTCGGCGTGGCCACGACAACCATGTCCACGTCCGGGTGCGTGGCCGCCTCGAGCGCGGACGCCACCACGGCCACTCCCGGCAGGTCCACGTGGACGGCCTCCGGTCGACTGGACGCCACGACACACAGCGACAGCCCGTCCACGGTGCGCAGCAGCGGCGCGTGGAAGGACCTGCCCGCGAACCCATAGCCCAGCAAGGCGACGCGGAGCGTCTCGGAAGAAGCCATGGGCCGGGATTGGAGCACAAAAAGAACGATGCCACCCGCCCGAGGAGGTACTGCGGGTGGCATCGCCGCCGGGGGCACCTCGGACAGAAGCTCCATGAAGCCTCTGTCCGAGAGGGTCCGTGCCCCCGGGCTTATCTCGTTCGACTCAGGTGTGGTGGTGCAGGCTCTCCACCAGGTACGGGTCCCCCACCGGCAGCAGCGGCGCCGTGCGCACGGCCCGGGTCACCGCCAGCGTGAACAGCGCGCCCACGCCCAGGAAGCCCGCCAGCTCGTACACGCCGACACTCAAGCCCTCCGGCTGATGCGCGGGAGCCACCATCAGGTACAGGTCCAGCCAGCGCCCTACGAGCAGCACCGCCGCCACGCGCAACAGGTGCGACGGGTTCATCTTCGCCGGACGAGGCAGCAGCAGCACGAACGGCAGCGCCCAGTTCAGCGCCACGTTCGCGTAGAACGGCACCTCCCAGCCGCCGTGCATGCGCGCGATGAAGTACACCGTCTCCTCGGGGATGTTCGCGTACCAGATGAGCAGGAACTGCGAGAACCAGAGGTAGGCCCACAGCGTGGCGAAGCCGAACATCAGCTTGCCCAGGTCATGGAGGTGGCTGCTGTTGAGCTGCGGCAGCGCACCCGCCCGGTGGAGCAGCACCGCCACCACCGTGATGGCACACACGCTGGAGCTGAGCAGCCCCGCCACGTTGTAGAGCGCGTAGATGGTGCTGAACCAGTGCGGCTCCAGGCTCATCAGCCAGTCGAACGCGGCCAGGCAGAAGGTCAGCGAGAAGAGCACCAGGAACACCGCGGACACCTTCACGTTGCGCCGCGTGAGCACCTCGCCTTGCTCCACGTCCTGTCGCAGCGAGTTGCGCCGCAGCACCCACGTGAAGCCCACCCACAGCGCCAGCATGACGACCATGCGGAGGGCGAAGAACGGGACGTTGAGGAACGCCTCCTTCTGGTGCAGCAGGTGGTCCGTCTCCATGACGCCCGGCTTCGCCCAGGGGTACAGCGTCGCCATGAAGGGAAGGAGCGCCAGCATCGTCACCGCGCCCCACGGCACATAGGCGGTGAACGCCTCCGGGATGCGCTTGAAGACGGTGAACCAGCCCGCGTTGGCCACGTACATCAGCGCGAGGAACACCGCGCCGCCCAACCCGAGGCACAGGAAGTAGAAGCCGCTGGTGAGCAGGCTCGTCAGCGCGCGCTCCGGGGCCTGCACCAGCCCCAGGACCAGCACCCCCAACCCCGCGCCCGCCACCACCTGCGCGGCGCGATGGAAGACGGGCGAGACAGCGAAGCCGCCGCGCGACTCAGTCGCGGAGGCGTGGACCGGGGCGCTCATGGCATCTCCTTGCGCGCGGTGCGCGCGGGGTTCTGGAGCGAGCGCACGTAGTGGACCAGCTTCCACCGGTCCTCCGGCGCCACTTGCGAACCATGGGCCGGCATCAGCCCCTGCCCATGGGTGATGATGTGGAAGATGCGCCCGTCGGGTAGCCCCACCGCGTGCTCCGCGAGCAGCGACGGAGGCATGGGGAAGCGCGCCGTCACCGGCCCGTCTCCCAGTCCCCCCGAGCCATGGCACGGAGAGCAGTAGCGCAGGAACGCCGTCTGCCCACGCGCGAGCACCTCGGGCGAGGACGGATAGGGATTGCGCAGGTCCGCTCCCGCGCGCTCGGCCGCCTCCGGTCCGGAGACCAGGTGCAGAGGTTGATGCCCCCGAGGCACCGTCCCCTTCGCCGGCGTCAGCAGCGTCTTGCCGTCGGGCGTGTTCGGGTTGTTCGCGAAGCTGTCGTAGGGAACGGACGCCACCATGTCCGGCGCGTACTCGAAGTTGGGCTTCGTCTCGTCCTGCTCGCAGCCCGCCAGGGCCAGCCCCAGCGCCGCCAGTCCCACCCACCGCTTGCTCACGACGCCACCTCCCTCAAGTCCGTGGCCACCGCGCCGTGGTCTCGGAGCAGCGCCTCGGCCGCATCCAGCGCGTTCGGCTTCTGGCCGGGCGCGATGACGATGGCGAAGCGGTCATCCGTCACCCGAGGCAACGCCTGACGCTTGTTGCCGGGAAACAGCTTCGCCCTCGCGAGGAACGCCGCCACCGTGCCCAGCGCGGCGAAGAGCACCGTCAGCTCGAACGTCACCGGGATGAAGGCTGGGAACGAGTTGAAGGGCTTGCCTCCCACGTTGAGCGGCCAGCTCACCACGCTGGTGTAGAGCTGGAGCGACATCGCCAGCGTGCAGCCCACGGCGCCCGCCGCGAAGCACACCCACGTCAGCCGGCTGGGCTTGAGCCCCATCGCGGCATCCAGGCCGTGCACCGCGTAAGGCGTGTACACATCACGCAGGTCATGGCCCGCCTCGCGCACCGCTCGCGTGGCCTCCAGGACCCGTTCCTCGCTGTCGAAGTAGCCGATGAGGACAGGGGCGCTCATACGGGGACGTCCTTCCGGGTGGCGATGGCCAGCGGCGGGTGGTTCCGGGCCGCCTCCGGCGCGTCGAGCACGGGGACTGGACGCGTCGACGGCGGAGTCTCGGCCTGCGCCGGCGTGCTTCGCGCGAAGCCCAGCACGCTCTTCACCTCGCCGATGGAGATGATGGGCAGCACTCGCACGAAGAGCAGGAACAGGGTGAAGAAGAGGCCGAAGGTACCGATGAAGGTCCCCACCTCCACCATCGTCGGCGTGTACATGGACCAACTGCTGGGCAGGTAGTCCCGGTGGAGGCTCGTCACGATGATGACGAAGCGCTCGAACCACATGCCCACGTTGATGACCAGCGACAGCACGAAGATGGCCGCGGGCGAGGTGCGAATCTTCTTGAACCAGAACAGGTGCGGCGACACCACGTTGCACGTCACCATCGTCCAGTACGCCCAGGCATACGGGCCGAATGCGCGGTTCATGAAGGCGAAGCGCTCGTAGGGGTTGCCCGAGTACCAGGCGATGAAGAACTCCGTCGCGTACGCCAGCGACACCAGGCCCCCCGTGACGATGATGACCTTCGTCATGTTCTCCAGGTGGCGGAGGGTGATGAGGTGCTCGTAGCCCAGCACCACGCGGGTGATGATCATCAGCGTCAGCACCATCGCGAAGCCGCTGAACACCGCGCCCGCCACGAAGTACGGCGGGAAGATGGTGGTGTGCCAGCCGGGAATCACCGACGTGGCGAAGTCCATGGACACGATGGTGTGCACGCTGAGCACCAGCGGCGTCGCCAGGCCCGCGAGCAGCAGGTACACCGTCTCGTAGCGGCTCCACGTCCGGTTCGAGCCCGTCCACCCCAGCGACATCACCTTGAAGACGGCCTTGCGGAAGCCCGTCTTCAGCCGGTCACGCACGGTGGCCAGGTCCGGAATCAGGCCCACGTACCAGAACACCGCCGACACGGTGAAGTACGTGGAGATGGCGAACACGTCCCACAGGAGCGGCGAGCGGAAGTTCACCCAGAGGCTGCCGCGCGTATTGGGATACGGCAGCACCCAGAAGGCCAGCCAGGGCCGCCCCATGTGGATGAGCGGGAAGAGCGCCGCGCACATCACGGCGAACAACGTCATCGCCTCCGCCGCGCGGTTGATGCTGGTGCGCCACTTCTGCCGGAAGAGGAAGAGGATGGCCGAGATGAGCGTGCCCGCGTGGCCGATGCCCACCCAGAACACGAAGTTGGTGATGTCGAATGCCCAGCCGATGGTCTTGTTCAGGCCCCACACGCCGATGCCGGTGCCCACCTGATACGCGACGATGCCCGCGCCCGTGGCCAACACCGCCACCGCGATGCCGAACGCCACCCACCACTTCCACGTGGGCGCGCGCTCCATGGGGGCGCAAATCTCCTCGGTGAGCTGGCCCATGCTGCGCGGCTCGCTGACCAGCGGCACGCGCAGCGGGGACAGGTGCTGGTTGCTCATGTTCCGCTTCCCGACCCGGTGTTCCGGATCTTCGTGAGGTAGGTGATGGACGGCCCGATGTTCAGCTCCTCCAGCAACCGGAACGCCCGCCCGTCCTTCGCCAGCTTCGCCACCCGGCTGTTCGGGTCATTCAGGTCGCCGAAGTGGAGGGCCTTGGCGGGGCAGCTCTGCTGACAGGCCGTCTGGACGTCGCCGTCCTTCAGCGGACGGCCCTCGCGGTTCGCCGTCGCCTTGCCCTCGTTGATGCGCTGCACGCACATGGAGCACTTCTCCATGACGCCTCGGCTGCGCACCACCACGTCCGGGTTGAGCACCATCCGCTCGAGCGGCTCGTCGTGCGGGTAGTCGAACCAGTTGAAGCGGCGGACCTTCGTCGGGCAGTTGTTCGCGCAGTAGCGGGTCCCGACGCAGCGGTTGTAGACCTGCTGGTTGAGCCCCTCGCTCGAGTGCACCGTCGCGAGCACCGGGCACACCGTCTCGCACGGCGCGTTCTCGCAGTGCTGGCACATCATCGGCTGATGCACCACCCGAGGGTTCGCCTCGTCGCCCTCGTAGTACCGGTCGATGCGCATCCAGTGCATCTCGCGCTGACGCAGCACCTCGTCGCGGCCCACGCTGGGGATGTTGTTCTCCGCCTGGCAGGACACCACACACGCCGAGCAGCCCGTGCACATGCTCAGGTCCACCGCGAGCGCCCACCGGTGGCCGTTGTACTCGTGGCCGGACCAGATGGAGAGCGGATGGGCGCCGTTGGTGCCGTGTCCGCCGTGGTCCTCGTTGCCCGCGCGGGGATTCGCGAGGAACGCGGCCAGCTCCGCCTCGCGCACGTGCGGACGGCCCTCCAGGCTGGAGTGGGTCTGCGTGAGCGCGAGCTTCTGACGCTCGCCCGTGCCAGCCACCGTCGCGCCCGACACCGTGCGGCGCACCCGCCCGTCCACCACCGCCGCGAGCGGATAGACATGCGCGCCCACGCCATCGCCGATGCGTCCGGCCCGCGTGCGGCCATAGCCCACCGCCACGGCCAGCGTGGAGGGATGGGTTCCCGCCTGCACCAGCACGGGGAGCGACACGGACTTGCCGCCCACGCTCACCGTCACGACGTCACCGTCGGACAGGCCCAGCTCCTTCGCCCGCGAGGGGGCGATGAGCGCCTGGTTGCCCCAGGTGGCCTTGGTGATGGGGTCCGGGACTTCGTGCAGCCAGGCGTTGTTCGCGGGCGCGCCATCGCGCATCGCCAGCGACGAGAACAACACCAGCTCCCACTCACCCGAGGGCCGAGACACCGAGGCCAGCGCCTTCCCCAGCGACTCCTCGCGGAACGACAGCGGCTCCACCGGCGTCGAGGGCAGCGTCACCACGCCCCGCCGGACCGCGTCGTCCCAGAAGGCCCCCGCGTCCTGCCCCACCGTCCCAGCGCGGGGGAAGACCTCCGCCTCCCAGCGCGCGCGAAGGAAGTCGTAGTGAGTCGTAGAGAGGCCCGCCCACGTCAGCAGCGAGTCCATCAGGTCGCGCGTGTCGTGCAGCGGCGACACCGCGGGCTGGCGCAGGGAGAGCACACCCCGGCGAGGCTCCGCGTCCCCCCACGACTCCAGCGGCGTGGAGGCCGGCGCGTGCAGCCGGGTCAGCAGCGTCGTCTCGTCCAGGCGGTCATTCAGCGCCACCGTGAGGGGCACGGCCTTCAGCAGGCCGCCCAGCTCCCCACCCCGAGGGTCCGCGTGCGCCGGATTGACGCCCGCGAAGAGCACCGCGCCCACGCCCCCCGCGCTCAGCTCCGCGAGCAGCTCGCCGTAGGACAGCGCGTCCTCATCCAGCCGGACACCGTCCATCGGAAGCACCGTGGTGCCTTCGTTGCCGAGCAGCAGGTTCGCCGTCGCCGCCAACACCTGCCCCGCCACATCGTCGCCACCACACACCACGAGCGAGTCGGTGCGGTGCGACCACAGCGCGTCGACGAGCTCGTTCACGGCGGCTTTGTCCAGCCTGGAGGCCGGCAGCTCCTTCAGCCCCGGCAGGGTGCGCCCGGCCTTCGCCGCGAGCCCGCGCACCACGTCTCCGAGGGCCAGCGTCACATCGGACGGTGCCACGACGAAGCGGCGGTCCGCCGCCGCGCCCGTGAGCGTCATCACCGGCTCGACCTGGTAGTGCCGCGACATCGCCCCGCGTCCGGCGGCGTCTCGCGCTTCCGAATACTGACGCGTGAAGGCCACGGGCGACACCCACGTGCCCAGGAAGTCCGCGCCGAAGCTGGCGATGACCTCCGTCCGCTCGAAGCGGTAGTCCGGCACCACCCGGGCGCCGTGGGTGAAGCGGTAGGCGTCGGCAATCGCCGACAGCTCGCCCAGCGGCTCGTAGCGCACGGTGCGCGCCGTGGGGTGCGCGGCGAGGAAGCGCTTCACTCCCGCCTCCAGCGAGGGCCCCATCACCCAGGGCAACACCAACCGGATGGCCTTGCCGTCCTCCTTCGCCTTGAGCAGGCCCGCCTTCACCTCGGCGTCCAGGTCCGCCCAGGAGATGCGGCCGTGGGTGCGCGTGGGGAAGCGCGCCCGGCTCGCGTCGTAGAGCGAGAGCACCGAGGCCTGCCCCACCGCGCACACGCCTCCTCGCGAGACGGGGTGCTCGTCATTGCCCTCGACCTTGATGGGACGCCCGTCGCGCGTCTTCAACAACAGGCCGCAGCGCGCGGAGCAGCCCTCGCAGGTGGACGCGTACCAGAGCGCGGTGCCCGGCATCACCTCGTCCGGCCTGGACACGTAGGGGACGAGCTTCTGCACCGGCGCGCGCTGACACGCGACCATCGCGGCGGCGGCACTCAGGCCCATCATCTTGAAGAAGTCGCGGCGGGAGCTCGCGTCCGGGGGGACGGCGGCGACGCCCACCGGGAGCTCCTCCGCGAACTCATCGTGCCGAGGCTCGAGTCCCATGCCATCGGTCGCTTTCTGGGCCAGGCTCTGCCAGTACTTGGGAAGGGTGTCGGACATGGCGCGGAGGTCCTCAGCGGTGGCAGCTCGAGCAGTCCGAGGGCGGCCGCAAGATGCGAGGGGTTTTCGACGGCTCGGGCAGCGGTGAGCCGGACGTCAGGGCCAGCAGCTCGCCCTTTCGAGGCGTGGAAGGCGGCGGCGCGGTCTGCTCCTGCGCCAGCGTCTTGCGGTGGCAGTCCAGGCACCAGCCCATGGTCATGGGCTCCACCTGCTCCACCCGCACCATCTCCTCCACCTTGCCGTGGCACGTCTGGCACGCCACACCCGCGGTGACGTGGCTCGCGTGGTTGAAGTAGGCGTGGTCCGGGAGACGGTGGACGCGCACCCACTCGATGGACGCCTTCGCGGCCACGGCGGCGATGACCTTCTGGATTTCGGGCGAGTCCTTCTTCACCTGCGAGTGGCAGTTCAGACACACGCTCGTGGAGGGGACCCCCGCGTGACGGCTGCTCTCGGCGCCCACGTGGCAGTACTGACAATCCAGCGCGTACTGGCCCGCGTGGACCGCGTGGGAGAAGGCCACGGGCTGCGCGGGCATGTGGCCCTGCTGGTTGTTCACCGGGCCGTTGCACCCGGACAGGCTCAGCGCGGCGAGGGCCCCGGCGTACCCGAGGACACGGAAGGAAGCGCGGCTCATGGTGTCTCCTCGCGAGGCGTGGCGAGCAGACCCGGCTCGACGGACGCGGGCGTTCGCGCCGGCACACGGCCGAAGCGCAGGAAGGGCGCCACCCCCAGGAGGACGATGCTGGCGAGCACGTGCACCTGGATGACGAGCGGCGCGGCCTGCAACAGCGTCGCGTCCGGCTGGAAGGACATCAGCGAGCGCAGGTAGGGCACCGTGACATGCAGGTACCAGGCGGAGGCCCAGCGCAGGGCCACGGCCACGTACACCCCCATGAGCACCTGCGACAGGACGAGGGCGAAGGCGACGGCGGCCCCCCACTGCCCTTCCCGTGCCCGACGAAGGCCCAGCGTCAGCAGGCCCCAGCTCAGCAGCAGCGCGCCGATGAGGCCGAGCGACTCCAGCGTGAAGAGGCGCGCGGGAGAGGCATTGAAGACCTGCATCGCGCGAGGCGCCGCGAGCCCCACCAGGAGGAGGAACAGGACGATGGAGGCACCCGCCAACACCGTGCGGCCCGCGGGTGTCCAGGGCGAGGGCGGAGTGGCGGGCTCTCGCGCCGTCAGCCGCGCGATGCCGCCCGCCAGGGTGACGAGCGCGGCCGCATAGGGAATCACGTTGAAGAGGATGGAGTCGCTCACGACTTGCCTCGCGAGGACGGCGAGGCGAACACCACGCCGATGAAGCCCAGCGCCGCGGCCAGCCCGACGACGCCCAGGTAGAAGAAGTCCCGGTCCGCGCGAGGACGGCTGCCATCTCGCGAGGCCTCCGCGAAGTACGCCTTGAGGGCGTACTGCTCCTCCTCATCGAGCGGCGCCTTCGCGTACAGCGCGCCCATCATGGGTCCCTCGAGCTTCGCCAGGGCCGGGCGCATCCCCTTCTCGCCCATGCGCGCGAAGGCGAAGGTCAGGTTGGGCCCCAGCGTGCCGCCCCCCGCCACGCCCGCGCCGCGCACGTCGTGACAGCCGATGCAGGCGGCGCCGCCGTTCTTCAGGGTCTCGGTGCCCTCGAAGAGTCGGCGGCCTCGCGCAATCTCCTCGGGCGTGGCGTCCGTGCCCATCTTCTCCGCGGGCGAGGGCTTGCAGCCGCCCTTCCCCTTCTGCGTGCAGTCGCGGAAGAAGGCGTAGAGGCTCGCGCGCTCGGAGTCGGTGAGTGACTGGTCGGGCATGCGCACGCCGTTGAACCTGGAGAGCAGCTCGGTGGCGACCGGGTCTCCCGAGTCGATGAGCGCCCCCGGGCTCGTGATGAAGCGGGTCACCCAGGCTTCGTCACGCCGCTCCAGCACACCATGCAGGTCGGGGCCAATCCGGTCGCCCTCCCCCACCGAGTGACAGGTCGCGCACCGTTGGGTGAAG
This window contains:
- a CDS encoding YecA family protein → MSQKKPGRNDPCPCGSGKKYKVCHAAQDRASAPPPSVPVHRHQEASFLATKGRQRQADGSYPMFALERFGQLLAEWGPEPRLRFKPDAFDGFVNTHLARLTDEEATDAASMYQALFMGWMRELGAEQAGIFLTGLALETLNRSQQPGQSREDQGVLGAVSRLSLKANRPKGLRLEDHPIIKVVFDVQFREWRARHKEWLEKHEALLDESKLTEQAREALKQAREGNVDALMNFVKEDPELAERIAREAKERAGRVEAKLREASTPPVFAPEEELWLTCVLWEPMQALKGLPPGSEPAVRREAVTALLRGVKGALDEDFLAGMLGRMREKAQDASLDEALRAWYTDASIAFEAEPARMALAALLTARQEAAGRSAEEMVALADLKALTTWTPESFEPYRTLLVQMGLPASAERIARCQEWLKTHPVALRAAAE
- a CDS encoding TAT-variant-translocated molybdopterin oxidoreductase, which translates into the protein MSDTLPKYWQSLAQKATDGMGLEPRHDEFAEELPVGVAAVPPDASSRRDFFKMMGLSAAAAMVACQRAPVQKLVPYVSRPDEVMPGTALWYASTCEGCSARCGLLLKTRDGRPIKVEGNDEHPVSRGGVCAVGQASVLSLYDASRARFPTRTHGRISWADLDAEVKAGLLKAKEDGKAIRLVLPWVMGPSLEAGVKRFLAAHPTARTVRYEPLGELSAIADAYRFTHGARVVPDYRFERTEVIASFGADFLGTWVSPVAFTRQYSEARDAAGRGAMSRHYQVEPVMTLTGAAADRRFVVAPSDVTLALGDVVRGLAAKAGRTLPGLKELPASRLDKAAVNELVDALWSHRTDSLVVCGGDDVAGQVLAATANLLLGNEGTTVLPMDGVRLDEDALSYGELLAELSAGGVGAVLFAGVNPAHADPRGGELGGLLKAVPLTVALNDRLDETTLLTRLHAPASTPLESWGDAEPRRGVLSLRQPAVSPLHDTRDLMDSLLTWAGLSTTHYDFLRARWEAEVFPRAGTVGQDAGAFWDDAVRRGVVTLPSTPVEPLSFREESLGKALASVSRPSGEWELVLFSSLAMRDGAPANNAWLHEVPDPITKATWGNQALIAPSRAKELGLSDGDVVTVSVGGKSVSLPVLVQAGTHPSTLAVAVGYGRTRAGRIGDGVGAHVYPLAAVVDGRVRRTVSGATVAGTGERQKLALTQTHSSLEGRPHVREAELAAFLANPRAGNEDHGGHGTNGAHPLSIWSGHEYNGHRWALAVDLSMCTGCSACVVSCQAENNIPSVGRDEVLRQREMHWMRIDRYYEGDEANPRVVHQPMMCQHCENAPCETVCPVLATVHSSEGLNQQVYNRCVGTRYCANNCPTKVRRFNWFDYPHDEPLERMVLNPDVVVRSRGVMEKCSMCVQRINEGKATANREGRPLKDGDVQTACQQSCPAKALHFGDLNDPNSRVAKLAKDGRAFRLLEELNIGPSITYLTKIRNTGSGSGT
- a CDS encoding cytochrome c, which gives rise to MSKRWVGLAALGLALAGCEQDETKPNFEYAPDMVASVPYDSFANNPNTPDGKTLLTPAKGTVPRGHQPLHLVSGPEAAERAGADLRNPYPSSPEVLARGQTAFLRYCSPCHGSGGLGDGPVTARFPMPPSLLAEHAVGLPDGRIFHIITHGQGLMPAHGSQVAPEDRWKLVHYVRSLQNPARTARKEMP
- a CDS encoding DUF3341 domain-containing protein — its product is MSAPVLIGYFDSEERVLEATRAVREAGHDLRDVYTPYAVHGLDAAMGLKPSRLTWVCFAAGAVGCTLAMSLQLYTSVVSWPLNVGGKPFNSFPAFIPVTFELTVLFAALGTVAAFLARAKLFPGNKRQALPRVTDDRFAIVIAPGQKPNALDAAEALLRDHGAVATDLREVAS
- a CDS encoding oxidoreductase, with product MASSETLRVALLGYGFAGRSFHAPLLRTVDGLSLCVVASSRPEAVHVDLPGVAVVASALEAATHPDVDMVVVATPNETHASLAEAALRAGKHVVVDKPFTVTLAKARGLAALAKAQGRVLSVFQNRRWDSDFLALKALLAREALGRVTHVESRFDRFRPEVRPRWREQPVPGAGIWFDLGPHLVDQALQLFGVPDTVVALLSANREGSAIEDWSQVTLVYPRRYVVLQASMLVAGGLPRFAVHGTRGSWLKHGMDAQERRLVAGELPGAEDWGEDPSPGRLFTGGAEEPQVTEAPRGDYRRYYAGVRDAVRGLARNPVTPTQAVAVSAVLEAALESARRGCAREPDLTPEELRAFQSDTGVMEAGSRAP
- the nrfD gene encoding NrfD/PsrC family molybdoenzyme membrane anchor subunit, with the protein product MSNQHLSPLRVPLVSEPRSMGQLTEEICAPMERAPTWKWWVAFGIAVAVLATGAGIVAYQVGTGIGVWGLNKTIGWAFDITNFVFWVGIGHAGTLISAILFLFRQKWRTSINRAAEAMTLFAVMCAALFPLIHMGRPWLAFWVLPYPNTRGSLWVNFRSPLLWDVFAISTYFTVSAVFWYVGLIPDLATVRDRLKTGFRKAVFKVMSLGWTGSNRTWSRYETVYLLLAGLATPLVLSVHTIVSMDFATSVIPGWHTTIFPPYFVAGAVFSGFAMVLTLMIITRVVLGYEHLITLRHLENMTKVIIVTGGLVSLAYATEFFIAWYSGNPYERFAFMNRAFGPYAWAYWTMVTCNVVSPHLFWFKKIRTSPAAIFVLSLVINVGMWFERFVIIVTSLHRDYLPSSWSMYTPTMVEVGTFIGTFGLFFTLFLLFVRVLPIISIGEVKSVLGFARSTPAQAETPPSTRPVPVLDAPEAARNHPPLAIATRKDVPV
- a CDS encoding TetR/AcrR family transcriptional regulator, translating into MTRGETQVPHPPEQKQTTHERILEAAGGLFRQKGFLGASVETVMRAAGLTVGGFYAHFSSKQALLVESLRRIMSRQREDWPQGLEDLRGEEWLSHMVRRYLSRTHRDAEVPACPLPAVLSDVVRGEAELKLALAKELELTAENFAAHLPSDERASARERALATYALCIGTLTLAKATAGTPLSDELLKAARRVAVLAADTSESEAGNKGGAAK